In a single window of the Saccharothrix australiensis genome:
- a CDS encoding ABC transporter ATP-binding protein, with translation MARLWPYFRPARAPMLLSMASALLAMLCGLGIPLITQRIVDGPIAARDLGALPPLVGLVLLLGIAEAAFFYTRRRLIARPASEVEARMRADMYHHLQRLPVSFHDRWQSGQLLSRATTDLNTVRRFGAFVVTFLVVNTVVVLVGLVVLFWLSPALGAIVLGCTLPLIALSYLFESKFKVVARKAQDQAGDLTTVVEESVLGIRVLKAFGRGPHLTKRFRQQARELRDTELAKVRVFALLWAVLIVLPELAIAGQLAFGAVGIADGTVTVGTLVAAVTVSAFLRWPIDSIGWLLAETNQTASATERFFEVLDAPVTITDPERPAALPERVRGHVRFEGVHFAHPGSDREVLRGVDLDIRPGETIALVGATGSGKTTVTALVPRLADVTAGRVTIDGVDVRDLGLAELRAVVGTAFEEPILFSASVTENIALGNHDVGEARVREALRVARAEEFVDALPWGLATRIGEQGLSLSGGQRQRLALARAVVGHPAVLVLDDPLSALDVHTEAEVEAALHRVLKGVTALVVAHRPSTVQLADRVAMLVDGRIAAVGSHRELLADNEEYRHLLSTMEDEEVPA, from the coding sequence GTGGCCAGGCTGTGGCCGTACTTCCGGCCCGCCCGCGCGCCCATGCTGCTCAGCATGGCGTCGGCGCTGCTGGCGATGCTGTGCGGCCTCGGCATCCCGCTCATCACGCAACGCATCGTCGACGGCCCGATCGCCGCGCGCGACCTGGGCGCGCTGCCGCCGCTCGTCGGCCTCGTCCTGCTGCTGGGCATCGCCGAGGCGGCCTTCTTCTACACCCGCCGCCGGCTCATCGCGCGGCCGGCGTCCGAGGTCGAGGCGCGGATGCGCGCCGACATGTACCACCACCTCCAGCGGCTGCCCGTGTCGTTCCACGACCGGTGGCAGTCGGGGCAGCTGCTGTCGCGCGCCACCACCGACCTGAACACCGTGCGGCGGTTCGGCGCGTTCGTCGTCACGTTCCTCGTGGTGAACACGGTCGTGGTGCTGGTCGGCCTGGTCGTGCTGTTCTGGCTGTCGCCCGCGCTGGGCGCGATCGTGCTGGGCTGCACGCTGCCGCTGATCGCCCTGTCCTACCTCTTCGAGTCGAAGTTCAAGGTGGTGGCGCGCAAGGCCCAGGACCAGGCGGGCGACCTGACGACCGTGGTCGAGGAGTCGGTGCTGGGGATCCGCGTGCTCAAGGCGTTCGGCCGGGGACCGCACCTGACCAAGCGGTTCCGGCAGCAGGCCCGCGAGCTGCGGGACACCGAGCTGGCCAAGGTCCGGGTGTTCGCGCTGCTGTGGGCGGTGCTGATCGTGCTGCCCGAGCTGGCCATCGCCGGGCAGCTCGCGTTCGGCGCGGTGGGCATCGCGGACGGCACCGTCACGGTGGGCACGCTCGTCGCCGCCGTCACGGTCAGCGCGTTCCTGCGGTGGCCGATCGACTCGATCGGGTGGCTGCTGGCCGAGACGAACCAGACCGCGTCCGCGACCGAGCGGTTCTTCGAGGTGCTCGACGCGCCGGTGACGATCACCGACCCGGAGCGGCCTGCCGCGCTGCCCGAGCGGGTGCGCGGGCACGTGCGGTTCGAGGGCGTGCACTTCGCGCACCCCGGCAGCGACCGCGAGGTGCTGCGCGGCGTGGACCTGGACATCCGGCCGGGCGAGACGATCGCGCTGGTCGGCGCGACCGGGTCCGGCAAGACCACCGTGACGGCGCTGGTGCCGCGGCTCGCGGACGTGACGGCCGGGCGCGTCACGATCGACGGCGTCGACGTGCGCGACCTGGGCCTGGCGGAGCTGCGCGCGGTGGTCGGCACGGCGTTCGAGGAGCCGATCCTGTTCTCCGCGAGCGTCACCGAGAACATCGCCCTGGGCAACCACGACGTGGGCGAGGCTCGGGTGCGCGAGGCGCTCCGGGTGGCGCGGGCCGAGGAGTTCGTGGACGCCCTCCCGTGGGGCCTGGCGACGCGCATCGGCGAGCAGGGCCTGTCGCTGTCCGGCGGGCAGCGGCAGCGCCTCGCGCTGGCCCGCGCAGTCGTCGGGCACCCGGCGGTGCTCGTGCTGGACGACCCGCTGTCCGCGCTGGACGTGCACACGGAGGCCGAGGTGGAGGCCGCGCTGCACCGCGTGCTCAAGGGCGTGACGGCGCTGGTGGTCGCGCACCGGCCGAGCACCGTGCAGCTCGCCGACCGGGTGGCGATGCTCGTGGACGGTCGGATCGCGGCCGTCGGGTCGCACCGGGAACTGTTGGCGGACAACGAGGAGTACCGACACCTCTTGTCCACTATGGAGGATGAGGAGGTGCCGGCGTGA
- a CDS encoding DUF2537 domain-containing protein, with product MELRVQGGRAVLAGDDDAGVREVDPHTLPLGAGLAEALHEWAKVAEAVLRTDPPPDGAAGALVTRRGRQLAGRVAADMGAPVAYTDPVTGEQYVVEAPVNGAAAPEPAPDAAPAESSEPAEPTPWGTGLTVSVFCAAVVAVMVVTLSLGLGETGWWLALLANVLVVGGISPSVWLARTVPVWRWVAYGVVAGVLLAWFALLLTLL from the coding sequence GTGGAACTGCGGGTCCAGGGCGGCCGTGCCGTGCTGGCGGGCGACGACGACGCGGGTGTGCGGGAGGTCGACCCGCACACGTTGCCGCTCGGCGCGGGCCTCGCGGAGGCGCTGCACGAGTGGGCGAAGGTCGCGGAAGCCGTGCTGCGCACGGACCCGCCACCCGACGGCGCCGCCGGCGCGCTGGTGACCAGGCGCGGTCGCCAACTGGCCGGGCGCGTGGCCGCCGACATGGGCGCCCCCGTCGCGTACACCGACCCGGTGACGGGTGAGCAGTACGTGGTGGAGGCGCCCGTGAACGGCGCGGCCGCGCCCGAGCCCGCGCCGGACGCCGCGCCCGCGGAGTCGTCCGAGCCGGCGGAGCCGACCCCGTGGGGCACCGGCCTGACGGTCAGCGTGTTCTGCGCCGCCGTGGTGGCGGTCATGGTCGTCACGCTGTCCCTGGGCCTGGGTGAGACCGGCTGGTGGCTCGCCCTGCTGGCGAACGTGCTGGTCGTGGGCGGGATCTCGCCGTCGGTGTGGCTGGCGCGCACCGTGCCGGTCTGGCGGTGGGTGGCCTACGGGGTGGTGGCCGGCGTGCTCCTGGCGTGGTTCGCGCTGCTGCTGACGCTGCTCTGA
- a CDS encoding ABC transporter ATP-binding protein, protein MTAGTTSADTGAAEDEESWRGVAAEDTEDLDRATGLKLQARSRRLLGSLLRPHARAAVLALVIVVTENLANLAGPLLIAAAIDRGVPAALDGRPDVLAWCVGGYVVTALAATVLRWSFVRLTGRIGQDLLFDLRERVFRHVQRLSVSFHEKYTSGKVISRLTSDVDSLQDLLEQGLDGFFTSLLSVVGISVVMLALDPPLALAVLFGFLPLMLLIRWFQRRSGRIYRGTRGAIAKIIVQFVETMNGIRAVQAFRREHRNEKIMDELNVRFRDANADAFRVVATFTSLVRVIGNVSLAVILAWGAWRVADGDLELGVLAAFTLYVRRFYDPFDEIAMFANSYASATAALEKISGLLEERPSVPEPEDPAPLRDVRGQVAFDRVEFRYSPTTPVVLPSFDLHVPAGQTVALVGTTGAGKSTLAKLVARFYDPSDGAVRLDGVDLRSVTDLDLRRAVVMVTQENFLFDGSVADNIALGRPSASREEVVAAARAVGAHEFISALPDGYDTDVRKRGGRLSAGQRQMVAFARAFLADPAVLVLDEATSSLDVPSERLVQGALETVLADRTAFIIAHRLSTVMIADRVLVMDAGRIVEDGTPEELIGGRTRFAALHTAWRDSLA, encoded by the coding sequence GTGACCGCGGGCACGACGAGCGCCGACACCGGGGCGGCGGAGGACGAGGAGAGCTGGCGCGGTGTCGCCGCCGAGGACACCGAGGACCTCGACCGCGCCACCGGGCTGAAGCTCCAGGCCCGGTCGCGGCGGCTGCTCGGCTCGCTGCTGCGCCCGCACGCGCGCGCCGCGGTGCTGGCGCTGGTCATCGTGGTGACGGAGAACCTGGCCAACCTCGCCGGCCCGCTGCTGATCGCGGCGGCCATCGACCGGGGTGTGCCCGCGGCGCTGGACGGCCGGCCCGACGTGCTCGCCTGGTGCGTCGGCGGGTACGTCGTGACGGCGCTGGCGGCGACGGTGCTGCGCTGGTCGTTCGTCCGGCTCACCGGGCGGATCGGCCAGGACCTGCTGTTCGACCTGCGCGAGCGGGTCTTCCGGCACGTGCAGCGGCTGTCCGTCTCGTTCCACGAGAAGTACACCTCCGGCAAGGTCATCTCGCGGCTGACCAGCGACGTCGACTCGTTGCAGGACCTGCTGGAGCAGGGCTTGGACGGGTTCTTCACGTCGTTGCTGTCGGTGGTCGGCATCTCGGTCGTGATGCTGGCGCTGGACCCGCCGCTGGCGCTCGCCGTGCTGTTCGGGTTCCTGCCGCTGATGCTGCTGATCCGCTGGTTCCAGCGGCGCTCGGGCCGGATCTACCGCGGCACGCGCGGCGCGATCGCGAAGATCATCGTGCAGTTCGTGGAGACCATGAACGGCATCCGCGCCGTGCAGGCGTTCCGCCGCGAGCACCGCAACGAGAAGATCATGGACGAGCTGAACGTCCGGTTCCGCGACGCGAACGCCGACGCGTTCCGGGTGGTCGCGACGTTCACCTCGCTGGTGCGGGTGATCGGCAACGTGTCGCTCGCGGTGATCCTGGCGTGGGGCGCGTGGCGCGTCGCCGACGGCGACCTGGAGCTGGGCGTGCTGGCCGCGTTCACGCTGTACGTGCGGCGGTTCTACGACCCGTTCGACGAGATCGCCATGTTCGCCAACTCGTACGCCTCGGCCACGGCGGCGCTGGAGAAGATCTCCGGCCTGCTGGAGGAGCGGCCGTCCGTGCCGGAGCCGGAGGACCCGGCCCCGCTGCGGGACGTGCGCGGGCAGGTGGCGTTCGACCGGGTGGAGTTCCGGTACTCGCCGACGACCCCGGTGGTGCTGCCGTCGTTCGACCTGCACGTGCCCGCCGGGCAGACGGTCGCGCTGGTGGGCACGACCGGCGCGGGCAAGTCGACGCTGGCGAAGCTGGTGGCGCGGTTCTACGACCCGTCCGACGGGGCGGTGCGGCTCGACGGCGTGGACCTGCGGTCGGTCACCGACCTCGACCTGCGGCGGGCCGTCGTCATGGTGACCCAGGAGAACTTCCTGTTCGACGGGTCGGTGGCGGACAACATCGCGCTCGGGCGGCCCTCGGCGAGCCGTGAGGAGGTGGTGGCCGCCGCGCGGGCCGTGGGCGCGCACGAGTTCATCAGCGCGCTGCCCGACGGGTACGACACGGACGTGCGCAAGCGCGGCGGTCGGCTGTCAGCCGGTCAGCGGCAGATGGTGGCGTTCGCGCGGGCGTTCCTGGCCGACCCGGCGGTGCTCGTGCTGGACGAGGCCACCTCCAGCCTGGACGTGCCCTCGGAACGGCTCGTGCAGGGCGCGCTGGAGACGGTGCTGGCGGACCGGACGGCGTTCATCATCGCACACCGGCTGTCCACGGTGATGATCGCGGACCGGGTGCTGGTGATGGACGCGGGGCGGATCGTGGAGGACGGCACGCCGGAGGAGCTGATCGGCGGGCGGACGCGGTTCGCCGCGCTGCACACCGCTTGGCGGGACTCGCTGGCCTAG